The sequence CTGGAAGGGTTATACACTCCAACTTTCTGGTGATGGAAGCTCCTACCCTGGAAACCCTTTCAGACCCAGTGCATtatatctctccatctgactGTTCATTTGTCCTTTACGATATCATTTATGATAAACtggaaaatgtaaacaaatgtttTCAAGAGGTTTGTGAACCCATCCCAGCAAATGATCAAACCTGGAAGAGTGCTGTGGGACTCCATGGCTTTGTAGTCAAGTTGGACAGAAATGTGGGTACCCTGGAGACCTGTTGCTTAAAGCTGGTGTCTGGAGGCAGGGCAGAGTTGTGGAACTGAGCCTTAAATCTGTGAAGTCTGACACTACCTCCAAACAGTTATGTCACAACTGAATGAAAGAATAGAGCATCAAGTTCATATCTGGATATTTtgactatatattctttttcaattgGTTGGTATGGAAGGCAAAATCACTACACATTTTTGTAAGATGTGCTGTAAGTGGAGAATCATGGATCCCATTAaccattatttaataattttatgtgttttaaatGATCTTTGTTACCTTTTAGtatttgttacatattttctacttaaaatttGCAATATTAGAGCAGATTTTATAGTGgtacattataaatattttccattttattagtttttaaattatgttttccaTGCCTCACTTCTTTTGCTCCATTTTGCTGAGACAAGGGTTTTTATGATCAAAGTGTTGCTTCCAGGTGCTTTAAAGAGTTGCCTCAGTATTTGTTCTGTTAGGAATTCCTATACTCCAGAAAATTCTCTCCTCACCCTTTCCAGTAGTGATGTTAATATGGGTGGCTTATtatataagaaatacattttagtaCAGTCTTAGACAatatttctagctttttaaatAGATTCTAATCTCTTAATAAATCTAGATTGTGGAACTATAACTATTGTTAACATATTAATTGCAATGCttagaattaaaagatgctctttAAAGTTCCTCAGATAAGGAAGACTACATTGTGCCAGATGGGAGTATTTGTTATTAATGTGTTTAAATACGAATAGATTTCCAGTCAAATCAGGTGATTGTGGCATCCAGACCTTATTTTCTGTAGATAGATAGAAATCAATCCAGTTTTcacattcatttcctttttttggaGTCTTCACAACCTAGATCTTCTTGGGGTAGAGTTTGTTCAGACTTAAGAAAGGAACCATTTAGTCTTGCTGATCCTGCTCAGATCCTTTAGATCAGTAACAGTGCTGAGGTCGTTGGACTGATTGTGGCTCAGAGTGTAGATCAAGGGCATGGAATCCAAGGACTTGATGCTGTTAGATTTAGAAGAATTGAATTCACTTCTCTCCAAACTCTTGGAACCCTCTAGCACTTGATATactcatctgtaaattgaggTAAATTTATGACACCAGGAACATGGGATTACTGTGAAAATTTTAATGGAGAAGCATAGTGGTTTTGAATCCAGGATTTCTAGATTCAAAGAGTGGTCCCACAACTTCCTACCTGCATGATTTTGAGCAATCTATATGATGTCTCTGTGCCACAGAtgattcatttgtaaaatagaaataatagtaCTACTTCAGAgggttttgggggcttccctggtggctctgtcagTATGCAGAAGATGCTGgtgcgattcctgggtctgggaggtcccctaaagaagggcatggcaacccactccagtattcttgcctggaaaatttcatgggcagaggagcctggcatgctacagtccaagggattacaaatagctggacatgactgaaccaactGAGTTCCCAAAGGATTTCTATGAGAAGTCAGCCAGTTAATATCCCAAGGTACTTAGAATAGGGTCTGGCACATTGGAAGTACAAATTTTTGTTtgccaaagaaatgaaagaaaagtccTAGAAACCCAAGGGTGTTAATACATAATAgtgataattattaatattatttttacagATTTAAAGTGTCTCCCAGTTGGTTTATAAGAGGATAAAATTGAGAGTTAGAAGTAATACATTTTCAGTACAGctattgtggaaaacagtatggaggttcctcggaaaactaaaaatagagttggcatatgatccagcaatccccctcctgggcatatatccagacaaagctataattaaaaaaggtaatgcatccctatgttcacagtagcactatttataatagccaaggcatgaaaacaacctaaatgtccactgatgcatgaatagataaagatgtggtgtatatatatatatatatacatatacaccaaaTAATgtcaattaaaagatgcttactccttggaaagttatgaccaacctagacagcatattaaaaagcagagacattactttgtcatagaggtctgtctagtcaaggctatggtttttccagtagtcatgtatggatgtgagagttggactataaagaaaactgagcaccaaagaattgatgcttttgaactgtggtgttggagaagactcttgagagtcccttggactgcaaggagatcccaccagtctatcctaaaggagatcagtcctgggtgttcattggaaggactgatgttgaagctgaaactctaatactttggccacctgatgcaaagaactgactcatttgagaagaccctgatgctgggaaagattgaaggcaggaggagaaggggatgagagaggatgagatggttggatggaatcaccaactcgatggacacgggtctgggtaaattctgggagttggtgatagacagggaggcctggtgtgctgccattcatggggttgcaaagagtcggacacgactgagcaaatgaactgaactgaatatcaattatatgtggaatctaaaatatgacacagatgaatttatctgtaaagcagaaacagactctcagacatcgaggacagacttgtggtttccaagGGGGAAAGTGAAcagaggagggaaggattgggagtttgggattggcagattgaaactagtatatatagaaaggataaacaataaggtcctactgtatagtgcaggaactattaatatatacaatatatataatatataatataatatataattaatatatataatatatataatataatatataattaatatatataataatatatataaatataatatatataataaaccataatgggaaaagaatatggaaaagaatatatacatgagtcactctgctgtacatcagaaatcacaacattgtaaatcaactatacttcaataaaattttaaaagtattatgaTATCAATTTAAACAATTGGTGTGATACTGCTAAACATAAATTTCTAGGTCACCTGAAATGTTAAGAATAGATCCTAAGAATATATTCTGACACTTGCCTTTCTCAGGGCCTCCTTTACGTCTCTGTTCCTCAGACTGTAGATGAGGGGGTTCAACATGGGGATCACCACTGTGTAGATCACAGACACCACTCTGTTCTGGTCAGTTGAGTAACTGGATTTGGGCATCACATAGATGAAGGTAATGGTTCCATAGTAGAGCGTGACTGCGGTGAGGTGAGAGgtgcaggtggagaaggccttgTGTCTCCCTTCAGTGGAGCGCATCTTCAGGATGGTGTTGAGGATGCAGATGTAAGAGAGAGTTATGACAAACACGGTGACCACAATGATGGAGCCAGAAGAGATGGAAGGGATAATTTCAATAGTGGAGACATCTGAGCAGGAAAGTTTCAACAGAGGGGAGAAATCACAGAAAAAGTGGTCTACCTTATTAGGCCCACAGAAAGACAGAGTCAGTAAGCAACTAGCAAATGTGCAAGCATTGACACACCCACCCAGGTAGGATACACCAACCAAGAGAACACAGACTCTGGGGGACATGTGGGTGGAGTAGAGCAGGGGCaagcagatggccacatagcggtcataggccatggcaGCCAGCAGGAAGCACTCAGCTGTCCCAAATGTGACCACAGAACAGAGCTGGGCTTCACAGCCAAAAACAAGGAGGGCCAGTCTATGTCTGAGGAATCCTGTAAGCATTATAGGTGTGACTGATGTGGAATACCCAATGTCTACAAAAGCCAAATGGCTGAGGAAGAGGTACATGGGGGTGTGAAGATGGGAAAAACTTCTTATTAAAGTGATTATGCTGATATTGCCTATTAAGGTGATGACATAAATGCCTAGAAATACCACAAAGAAGATAGCACAAAGTGTAGGATCCTCTGTTAACCCCAAAAGGATGAACTCTGTCACACTGGTGTGGTTTCCAACTTCCATGTCCTCTGGGAATTGTTCCTGTTAAAGGAAATAtgaatattcatttgtttatgctTTCATTCTACACATTTCCAGTTTTCTCTGGCTGGTCCTAGATTTCTTTGGTTATTCCTCAGAGCCACTCATAGTGATTATTTCCTCTTCCTAGTCTATAAATATGGTGCTGTAGATGATTTTTTGATTATTTCTAAATCTACAATTTAGCTCCccactttattcatttttattcttccacTGCTAGTGTCCCTACTTTAGCTGAGATCCTGTTAGTTTTTCCTTTATATTCATCTGTTTACCTCCTTGTCTTCATTGTTGTGTTCTTATAATTCACAATGTATCTGCCAAAGGAATCTATTCCTGAAATTAAGAGCAAGTTTTGCCAAAGGGATTCTTTTAAGAATGTCATGATTTTTTCAGGCTTTAGGAGGAAACCTAACCTCTCTAGCACAGGAAAGTGTACACTTTCTGATGTATCTGCTGCATATGTCTCTTTGCTTGTCTCTCTGGATGTTTCCATCCAACACTTGCACTAATCCAACCTTCCTGAACTCTTTAGCATCCCCTCAGTGAACTCTACCCTCTCTGGCCTTTAATCCTTGTTCTCCCACTTGGATTCCCTCAAACCTCCCACTATCACACCCTGGGTGACTTCTACTCATCCTTGAGATTCATTTATCTCCAAAGCCACCTGTGCTTTCTAAGAATTAATCAGAAAGCTTTCCTTTGTGTTGATATCACACTTTGAAAATGTCTAGATTGACATTGTTTATAATAGAGTTATGGTttttttgttggtgttgtttGCGTGTTGACGTTTCACTACCCCCAATTAATGTACATTCTCCTTAACAATGGTGTGTTTTATCCCTGTGTCACAAATGAGTAGTGCTTGGGAGCAAAATGTGTTGAAGAAAAACTTGTTAAATGAATTCATGCATGATTTATACAATATAATGATTATACTGTGGGGAACCAGAGATGAATAAAATTTAGGTTCCCTGTTGAGAGAAACCAAGTCTTGtagaaaagaaagagattaaatatgtattagtgtatagaaagTCTGTTAGTGTGGCATAAGTAGAATAATTGCTTATGTTGTTTCTAAATGAAAATTGAATAATTATGTTGGGGGAAAACActtggaagttaaaaaaaaattcctctcaaATCTGGCTACTATCATACAACTTAACTATTACAAATTTGGTAATTATGGATATGGGAGTTGgattagaaagaaagctgagcactgaagaattgatgcttttgagctgtggtgttggagaagactcatgagagtcccttggactgcaaggagatccaaccaatccatcctaaaggaaatcagtcctgaatattcattggaaggactgatgctgaagctaaaactctaatactttggccacctgattcgaaaaactgactcatttgaaaagaccctgatgctggggaagattgaaggcaggaggagaagtggatgacagaggatgagatggttggatggcatcaccgactcaatggacatgagtttaagtaaactctgggagctggcgatggactgcgagacctggcgtgctgcaatccacggggtagcaaagagtgggacacgactgagcaactgaactgaattatttccaggaatttttttccttctttatattttaatataactatTATAACATTGCAGATGGaagtttattatcattatttttctttgcatttcatataaaaagtttgttgtttagttgcgaagtcatgttcgattcttttgctacaccatggactgtagcccgcaggctcctctctcgatgggatttcccaggctgggaaacccatgtctcttacattgactggtgggttctttaccactgagcggacagggaagcccataaaaagtTGATCACATTATAATTCCTCACATAGTGTTTGATAGCTTTATAATAATGAGTCACTagccccctggtggctcagacaataaagaatctgcctgcagtgcaggagacccaggttcgatccctgggttgggaagatcccctggagaagcaaatggcaacccactccagtattcttgcctggagaagcccacggacagaggagcctggtggtctacagtccatgtggtcacaaagagtcggacacgactgagcgactaacacttccacttccagCCCTTCATTTAATCACCCACTGTTTTTGGACACATAATTGTTCTCAACTTTTAACTATCAGAACTATTGTAATCCCATATTTTGGATAAATTAATAGCGAGGCTAAGTATTATAAAGTATGACACATTCCTATATATTTAAGGCATAATTCAAAAGTATATTCTGTGTTCTATGTTGAGTATCCGCATGATTTACAGTATTAAAAATACTAAATCAACATGCTAAACtctcttcattgttttatttacttcttgGCTGTAGTTTCACTAAAGAGCTTAGTACTGTCTCCATGTTTTGTCATTGTGTTGTGACAAAGGCAAAGTTTTTCTGTTTTGAGGCAGTCCTGAGAATGTAGAATTAATGATATATTATTAGGAGAATAAACAGAAATTACTACAGTCCAATGTAATATTTTGGGCCATGTTAAAGATTCAGTGAAAATACTAAAAGAATGTTATACTTATTAGAATGAGAAgcatagaaataatttaaaaatgtttcttcaagtattataaaatgaaataagttaATCTGAGATTCACTCTAGACATTTGAAAATTTCACTTATGCACACCTTTCTTTCCATTAATTTCAGCTAAATCTCAATTCTTGTAGTTAATTTCTGAAGATCTACAAATGCTTTTTACctgcattttcttttaatttttcacatataggtaaaaacaaaagagaattttACCTACTATTCAACTTTAACAACCATCAAAATccatattgatttattttaattatgagTCATATGTTAATAGTATTGACATATTTGGGACTTCtgaggtggctcactggtaaagaatccacctgccaatgcaggagattcgggagacacaggtttgatccctgagtcaggaagatcacctggataaggaaatggcaacccactccagtattcttgcctggggaatctcattgacagaggagcatggcgggcaacagtccatggtgctgcagagtcaaacatgactgagcatgcatacaggCACACATTGACGTATTTGTAATCatgttatatattacattttgtaATTTGCATTTTCACTTAGTTTTATCAATCAAGTATGTCCCAATTTCCTGAGTAATTTTCATAACTGAAATGTTGGATAGAATATATATTCAGCTCCTAAGTGTGGTGTTCATGGAGCTTCATATTCTGTCTCTAATTTCTTTTCAAAACATATCTCCTTATATGCTTCCTTTCAGCTTGTGCTTTAGAGTCATATAACATTAACATTTTCTATTCAGTGTTATTGGTTCTAATTTTCGTAAAGAGACAATATTCTGCTAACAATATTATTTCAATTCTTAAAGTGTGAAACATTTAGCAAAACTGATAAATACCAATACAAATGtcttcaaaattctttaaaatttcttgctTTAGAAATGTATTTAGTATTTCCAATGGTGGGTTTCACTTCTTTGACAGAACAAACTGTGAGGTGTAATGAATATTGAGAACTTACAGCTCATTAAAGAATGTCTTCTGATTGATCtttattaaatacttttaaattagCATAGTGACAGGCAAACTTTTTGCCAGGGGTATAAGCTCTATCACGAAAAATCTGATTTTAGTTTTATCATTCGATCTTCTATGAGTTTAATGGCACAAAACGTTTCCTTTAAGTATCAAAACACTGAAATATTTGAATACAGTCGGAAAACCTCCACTACCTTCATTTCTCAAAATTACCATTCATAGAATCTCTGCCTCCATTCCTCTTGTCTCACACTTTTCAGATCCCTCATGGTTCTGCTGTCAGCCTCTGAACGTACTCTCCTCTGAGGACTGAGCCAAGCACTGAGCATGTGTGCTCTTTGCCTTCTGATTCAAGCAGAG comes from Dama dama isolate Ldn47 chromosome 1, ASM3311817v1, whole genome shotgun sequence and encodes:
- the LOC133049568 gene encoding olfactory receptor 5P1-like, encoding MEVGNHTSVTEFILLGLTEDPTLCAIFFVVFLGIYVITLIGNISIITLIRSFSHLHTPMYLFLSHLAFVDIGYSTSVTPIMLTGFLRHRLALLVFGCEAQLCSVVTFGTAECFLLAAMAYDRYVAICLPLLYSTHMSPRVCVLLVGVSYLGGCVNACTFASCLLTLSFCGPNKVDHFFCDFSPLLKLSCSDVSTIEIIPSISSGSIIVVTVFVITLSYICILNTILKMRSTEGRHKAFSTCTSHLTAVTLYYGTITFIYVMPKSSYSTDQNRVVSVIYTVVIPMLNPLIYSLRNRDVKEALRKASVRIYS